The following coding sequences are from one Psychrobacter sp. AH5 window:
- a CDS encoding rhodanese-like domain-containing protein, which yields MDRAFEFVGNHPFLFGILAVLAVLFFAIENKRSGRKISPNTLGMMVNSQNAQLIDIRAKKKFETGYIQGSRNIPFTELKDRLDEIRAIEHPVIIICDMGVQAGAAIQMIGKDDVYRLEGGVGGWQGAGMPLVGLKDTQAKKAKPKLSK from the coding sequence TTGGATCGTGCGTTTGAGTTTGTGGGTAATCACCCGTTCTTATTTGGTATCTTAGCAGTGCTGGCAGTACTGTTTTTTGCTATTGAAAATAAACGTAGTGGCAGAAAAATATCACCTAATACCCTTGGGATGATGGTCAATTCCCAAAACGCGCAATTGATCGATATTCGTGCCAAAAAGAAATTTGAGACGGGCTACATTCAGGGCAGCCGTAACATCCCATTTACTGAGCTTAAAGATCGCTTGGACGAGATTCGCGCTATCGAGCATCCCGTGATTATTATTTGTGATATGGGAGTACAAGCGGGGGCCGCTATCCAGATGATCGGTAAAGATGATGTGTATCGCCTAGAAGGTGGTGTCGGCGGTTGGCAAGGTGCTGGCATGCCATTAGTAGGATTAAAAGATACTCAAGCCAAAAAAGCTAAGCCTAAATTAAGTAAATAG
- the grxC gene encoding glutaredoxin 3 translates to MSVPVKVYTTPICPYCTNAKKLLQSKGVDYEEIGMHDISSDERRALMQKTNNYRTVPQIFIGDTFIGGFDELNQYNQQGKLDKLLAG, encoded by the coding sequence ATGAGCGTCCCTGTCAAAGTTTATACCACACCGATTTGCCCTTACTGCACTAACGCCAAAAAACTACTACAATCCAAAGGCGTTGATTATGAAGAGATTGGTATGCACGACATCAGCAGTGATGAGCGCCGTGCTTTGATGCAAAAAACCAATAACTATCGCACTGTGCCGCAGATTTTTATCGGTGATACTTTCATTGGTGGTTTTGATGAGCTCAATCAGTACAATCAGCAAGGCAAGCTTGACAAGCTTTTAGCTGGCTAA